Below is a genomic region from Brassica oleracea var. oleracea cultivar TO1000 chromosome C9, BOL, whole genome shotgun sequence.
CGAACAGCAGAGGCTAAGTGGCTGACAATGTCTGGTATCGTCGCCTTGAGTTGATCGACGCTCATTGTCCTGAAACCGACAGAGAGATCATTCTGCCCAATATCAAAAGTATACAGAGCCTTTGCAAACTCTTCCTGTCTTGGAAGCTTCTCTCTTTCAGATCTAATCTTAACTGAGAAACAAACAGACGACCAAGTCATTATCATCATGTGACTGTGACAAGAGATAACAGAGAGCTTTAAAGAAAAGAAAGGAACTGACTTTGTGAGAACAGCTCTGCAGATCTTGATTTGAACTGATCAAACTGAGCAATCTGCATATCGAGAGAGAACGGGCTGATCCCATATTGAAAGATAGTTTCGTTCTGCCTTCTTATTGTTGATCCACCTGTTGCAAAGTTAGCTCCATGTCTGAAGTTTGATCCTAGTGAGTTCAGGTATGCGCTCAAGTAGGGTAGTCCCACACGCTCAGCTACAAACCAAGAATCATAAATCAATAGTCAAATCAATGGTTAAGGTTTTGGAAGCTCTGTTTTTATTCTGTTAACTTTTGTTACCTATGAAATCAATGGTGAGACGACCATCTGAGTCTCGTCCGGCGGATTTGTGGAAGAAACCTTGACCGTAAGGAGCTCTAATGGGCTCGAAGGCGGCGGAGATTCCTCCAGTGTCGGAGTTAGAATCTCCGAAGTTGTAAATCGCCGGAAAAGCACACGTACGCTGAACTGGAGCAGCTGTTGTCACTGTTATTAGGAGGGAGAGAAGAAGACATGGAAACACAGCAGAAGATACCATAAGCCGTGCCCTTTCAAGATCGCTCTTCATCGTGGTAAAGTGAGAGAGAGAGTGTGTGTAATGGTAATGTCACTTCTTCACACTATGTGTCTCTCTCTAGTGTCTTAATTATAAAGGCATTCAGTTTTAGATTTGTCTGAAAAAGGGTTCGGAACAAAAAATGATTTTGTCTTGTTATGAAAAGGACAGAAGTAGAAAAAAGAAAAAGGATAAACGTGTCTTGAGAGTTGGACCGGACCACAGTTCGAACAGTCATGAGCTGTGCTGTAGTTGGAAGCCAGAAAAGGCGCGCTAACGGTTATTATTGTCGGTACCTTTCAGTTTTACCTCAAAACCATTAATATTTCTACGACTTTAGATAATAATTAGAGAAGAAATCCACCAATTATTTTAAACCGTAAAGTAGCACATGTTTCTTGATCTGTCCCGTTAAATCAGCTGCCGGTGAAGAGAAGGTAGTGTGAACAGTGTGGGTGAGAGACGGTAGATTCCCGCGAGAGATCAGACAAAGGACTGCGCATGTTAATATAAAAAGACGCGGTTAAAATTTAATGGGCCTGTAATTGTATATTTTACGTTTAATTGTTTGTAATCGATTGGGCTTTATAGATGTTTCTTTTTCTATTCTTTTCTTCCTTTTAGGGGGGTTCGAGCCCATAATGTATTTCGGCCCAAGACCAACTTTTAAAATCACCATTATTCGAACCAGGGACCACTCTTTGCAAATTTACTTAGGTTCAGCTTTTGGGCCAGTGTAACTGATGATTTCGGTTCGGGTCTGATTATTTGGTTTATTAATAGTGCATTCCACGTACATCTTGCTCGCTTCTTGAAAGAACGGTCGAACAGCA
It encodes:
- the LOC106318861 gene encoding GDSL esterase/lipase At5g14450, which encodes MKSDLERARLMVSSAVFPCLLLSLLITVTTAAPVQRTCAFPAIYNFGDSNSDTGGISAAFEPIRAPYGQGFFHKSAGRDSDGRLTIDFIAERVGLPYLSAYLNSLGSNFRHGANFATGGSTIRRQNETIFQYGISPFSLDMQIAQFDQFKSRSAELFSQIKIRSEREKLPRQEEFAKALYTFDIGQNDLSVGFRTMSVDQLKATIPDIVSHLASAVRNIYQQGGRTFWIHNTGPFGCLPVNMFYMGTPAPGYLDKSGCVKAQNEMAMEFNRKLEETVINLRKELTRAAITYVDVYSAKYEMMSNPKRLGFANPLKVCCGYHEKYDHIWCGTKGKVNNTEIYGAPCRNPATAVSWDGVHYTEAANKHVADRTLGGLLTDPPVPITRACYRQ